Proteins encoded in a region of the Mycobacterium branderi genome:
- a CDS encoding NtaA/DmoA family FMN-dependent monooxygenase (This protein belongs to a clade of FMN-dependent monooxygenases, within a broader family of flavin-dependent oxidoreductases, the luciferase-like monooxygenase (LMM) family, some of whose members use coenzyme F420 rather than FMN.) — MVPVKQIHLAAHFPGVNNTTVWADPAAGSQIEFESFVHLARTAERGLFDFFFLAEGLRLREHRGRIYDLDVVGRPDTFTVLAALAAVTDRIGLTGTINTTFNEPFEVARQFATLDHLSDGRAGWNIVTSSDAFTGANFRRGGFLDHADRYRRAEEFLNVAQSFWGSWQPDAVIADNIYVDPSRIKTVEYHGEHFDVRGVATLPAGPQGQPVLLQAGDSDEGRSFGARHADAMFTLHGSLEDGQRYTADVKGRAAAAGRNPGELKVFPAATFVLGDSAADAAEKAHHIRRQQVSGPTAIAMLEQVWGRDLSAYDPDGPLPDVDPTGDTSITQGRVRHGDPVAVARRYRERAAAEGLSIRELVIAVTSRQQFVGTASQIADEMNRYVQADACDGFILVPHLTPHGLDDFVDQVVPLLQERGVYRTEYTGTTLREHLTND; from the coding sequence CTGGTACCAGTGAAACAGATCCACCTGGCCGCACATTTCCCCGGCGTCAACAACACCACGGTGTGGGCCGATCCGGCTGCGGGCAGCCAGATCGAGTTCGAGTCGTTCGTGCATCTGGCCCGCACCGCCGAGCGAGGGCTGTTCGACTTCTTCTTTCTGGCCGAAGGTTTGCGGTTGCGCGAGCACCGCGGCCGGATCTACGACCTGGACGTGGTGGGCCGGCCGGACACCTTCACCGTGCTGGCCGCGCTGGCCGCCGTCACCGACCGGATCGGGCTGACCGGCACGATCAACACCACGTTCAACGAACCCTTCGAAGTAGCAAGGCAATTCGCTACCTTGGATCATTTGTCCGACGGCCGGGCGGGCTGGAACATCGTCACCTCGTCAGACGCGTTCACCGGCGCCAACTTCCGGCGCGGCGGATTCCTCGACCACGCTGACCGCTACCGTCGGGCGGAGGAATTCCTTAACGTGGCCCAGTCCTTTTGGGGCAGCTGGCAGCCGGATGCCGTGATAGCCGACAACATCTACGTAGACCCGAGCCGCATCAAAACCGTCGAATACCACGGCGAGCACTTCGACGTGCGTGGGGTGGCCACACTGCCCGCGGGGCCGCAGGGCCAGCCGGTGCTGTTGCAGGCCGGCGACTCCGACGAGGGAAGGTCGTTCGGCGCCCGGCACGCCGACGCGATGTTCACCCTGCACGGGTCGCTGGAGGACGGCCAGCGCTACACTGCTGACGTCAAGGGCCGCGCGGCAGCGGCTGGCCGAAACCCTGGCGAGCTCAAGGTGTTTCCCGCTGCCACGTTCGTGCTGGGCGACAGTGCCGCGGACGCCGCCGAAAAGGCGCACCACATCCGTCGCCAACAGGTCAGCGGTCCGACAGCGATCGCGATGCTCGAGCAGGTGTGGGGCCGTGACCTGTCGGCTTACGATCCCGACGGCCCGCTACCCGACGTCGACCCGACCGGTGACACCAGCATCACCCAGGGCCGGGTGCGTCACGGCGACCCGGTCGCGGTGGCGCGTCGCTACCGCGAACGTGCTGCGGCGGAAGGCCTTTCGATCCGCGAGCTGGTCATCGCCGTCACCAGCCGGCAGCAGTTCGTCGGAACCGCGTCGCAGATCGCCGACGAGATGAACCGCTACGTGCAAGCCGACGCCTGCGACGGTTTCATCCTGGTTCCGCACCTGACCCCGCACGGGTTGGACGACTTCGTCGACCAGGTGGTCCCGTTGCT
- a CDS encoding LLM class flavin-dependent oxidoreductase: MTEQLHLGVALDGYGWHPQAWRSTVPAESVLSGRYWADLAATAERGSLDFLTIDDTLMPQPGRREAIDPRRLAGRADAVLLAARVAPATRHIGLIPVATVTHTEPFHVSKAIATLDFVSHGRAGWQARVSATAHEAALFGRRDLSGDLFDEAADFVEVVRLLWDSWEDDAVIRDVATGRYIDRDKLHYIDFTGKYFSVKGPSITPRPPQGQPVVAALAHASRIYEFAAVSADLVFITPIDDDGLRRILDEVDARLKIYADVVVSFGGDTFRSDALVFTGSPTELVDLLLGWQAMGIEGARLRPAVNATDLPVIVDEVVPALQRAKRFRTGYRDGETLRERLGLPVAPNRYAAVRQ, encoded by the coding sequence ATGACCGAACAGCTGCACCTGGGCGTCGCGCTCGACGGCTACGGCTGGCATCCGCAGGCATGGCGCAGCACAGTTCCCGCGGAATCGGTGCTGTCCGGCCGATACTGGGCTGACCTGGCCGCCACCGCCGAACGGGGGTCGCTGGATTTTCTGACCATCGACGATACGCTGATGCCGCAGCCCGGCCGCCGCGAGGCCATCGATCCCCGGCGGCTGGCTGGCCGGGCCGACGCGGTTCTTCTCGCTGCCCGTGTCGCGCCGGCCACCCGGCACATCGGCCTGATACCGGTCGCGACTGTCACCCACACCGAGCCGTTCCACGTCTCGAAGGCCATCGCCACCCTCGACTTTGTGTCGCACGGGCGGGCGGGCTGGCAGGCCCGGGTCAGCGCGACAGCGCACGAAGCGGCGCTGTTCGGCCGTCGCGATCTCTCCGGCGACCTGTTCGACGAGGCCGCCGATTTCGTCGAGGTGGTGCGCCTGCTCTGGGACAGCTGGGAGGACGACGCGGTGATCCGCGACGTCGCGACCGGGCGCTACATCGACCGGGACAAGCTGCATTACATCGACTTCACCGGAAAGTATTTCTCGGTCAAAGGGCCTTCGATCACGCCGCGACCACCGCAGGGCCAGCCGGTGGTCGCAGCCCTTGCCCACGCTTCCCGCATCTACGAATTCGCCGCCGTCAGCGCCGATCTCGTGTTCATCACACCCATCGACGACGACGGGCTGCGCCGGATACTCGACGAGGTAGACGCGCGGCTGAAAATCTATGCGGACGTGGTCGTCTCGTTCGGCGGCGACACCTTCAGATCCGACGCGCTCGTATTCACCGGAAGTCCAACCGAATTGGTCGATCTGCTACTGGGCTGGCAGGCGATGGGCATCGAGGGCGCACGGCTGCGGCCAGCGGTCAACGCTACGGACCTGCCGGTGATCGTCGACGAGGTGGTGCCGGCGCTGCAGCGCGCGAAACGGTTCCGCACCGGCTATCGCGACGGCGAGACGCTGCGCGAACGGCTCGGCTTGCCGGTGGCGCCCAATCGTTACGCGGCGGTGCGTCAATGA
- a CDS encoding LLM class flavin-dependent oxidoreductase produces MTGAPLSVLDLAPISAGSDAVTALRNTIDLAQHAEQWGFRRYWVAEHHFVGVASSAPAVLVGQIAAATNTIRVGTAAVQLSHTTAAAVVESFGMLEAFHPGRIDLGVGRSGQRRIRPDKPRKPRPKTETPREWREIDGVVVPPPFDLRTVLNKERVQATMAILQQPEAVAPDFAEQLGDIIAMLDGSYRVDGFDVHAVPGERSGLTPWIFGSSKGKSAQVAGALGLPFVASYHLTPATALDAVGAYRAAFKPSEMLSQPYVVISADIVVADDSATARHLASSYGHWVYSIRVGDGAVPYPNPDECPPLTDEQLAVVNDRLATQFVGNPDEVAERLTALQRVSGADELVITSVTYRHEDRLRSHELIAKRWYQ; encoded by the coding sequence ATGACTGGGGCCCCGCTGTCAGTCCTCGATCTGGCGCCGATCAGCGCCGGCAGCGACGCGGTCACCGCGCTACGCAACACGATCGACTTGGCTCAGCACGCCGAGCAGTGGGGCTTTCGGCGCTACTGGGTCGCCGAACACCACTTCGTCGGCGTGGCCAGCTCGGCGCCGGCGGTGCTGGTGGGTCAGATTGCCGCTGCCACCAACACGATTCGGGTCGGCACGGCAGCCGTGCAGCTCAGCCACACTACGGCCGCTGCGGTGGTGGAGAGCTTCGGCATGCTCGAGGCATTCCATCCCGGCCGCATCGACCTCGGCGTGGGCCGCTCCGGGCAGCGCCGCATCAGGCCGGACAAACCCCGCAAGCCGCGGCCCAAGACCGAAACGCCCCGCGAGTGGCGCGAAATCGACGGCGTCGTCGTGCCGCCGCCGTTCGACCTGCGCACCGTGCTCAACAAGGAACGCGTGCAGGCCACGATGGCGATCCTGCAGCAGCCCGAGGCTGTCGCACCCGACTTCGCCGAACAACTGGGCGACATCATCGCAATGCTGGACGGCAGCTACCGGGTCGACGGGTTCGACGTGCACGCGGTCCCCGGTGAACGAAGCGGCTTGACGCCGTGGATCTTCGGCAGCAGCAAGGGCAAAAGCGCGCAGGTCGCCGGGGCGCTGGGCCTGCCGTTCGTGGCCAGCTACCACCTCACCCCGGCCACCGCGCTGGACGCCGTCGGCGCCTACCGCGCCGCATTCAAGCCGTCGGAGATGCTGTCGCAGCCCTACGTGGTGATCTCGGCGGACATCGTCGTCGCCGACGACAGCGCCACCGCGCGACACTTGGCCTCGAGCTACGGGCATTGGGTGTACTCCATCCGCGTCGGCGACGGCGCCGTGCCCTATCCCAACCCCGACGAATGCCCGCCGCTGACCGACGAGCAGCTAGCGGTGGTAAACGACCGGCTGGCAACGCAATTCGTCGGCAACCCGGACGAGGTGGCCGAGCGGCTGACGGCGCTGCAACGGGTCAGCGGCGCCGACGAACTCGTCATCACGTCGGTCACCTACCGGCACGAGGACCGGCTGCGTTCTCACGAGTTGATCGCAAAGCGCTGGTACCAGTGA
- a CDS encoding DUF3054 domain-containing protein, whose translation MRGLRWLAVDVVCVLVFCGVGRRSHDEGLNLTGVATTAWPFLIGTILGWALSRGWRRPTAVVPTGVVVWISTVVVGMLLRKASSAGVAASFVVVASTVTALLLLGWRAAVLAGSRRAP comes from the coding sequence ATGCGCGGGTTGAGGTGGCTGGCCGTCGACGTCGTGTGCGTGCTGGTGTTCTGCGGTGTCGGGCGGCGCAGCCACGACGAAGGGCTCAACCTGACGGGTGTCGCGACGACGGCGTGGCCGTTTTTGATCGGCACGATTCTGGGGTGGGCGCTGTCGCGGGGCTGGCGACGGCCGACCGCGGTCGTCCCGACCGGTGTGGTCGTGTGGATCAGCACCGTCGTGGTCGGGATGTTGCTGCGCAAGGCGAGTTCGGCCGGCGTCGCCGCGAGTTTTGTGGTGGTGGCGTCGACGGTTACCGCGCTGCTGTTGCTGGGCTGGCGCGCCGCGGTGTTGGCGGGTTCCCGCCGGGCTCCCTAA
- a CDS encoding GNAT family N-acetyltransferase, whose amino-acid sequence MPQTFQFVSTDQDDPLAQPLLVGLAAEYAQRYGGTPEWHLTWLRVPADEFAPPDGGLMIGVVGGVPVTGGAFRRYDHDTAELKRIWTDPAHRRRGYAKELLAALEATTAARGYRRVYLITGNRQPEAECLYRTIGYTRLDEPLPSWGEFHPIAFEKWLS is encoded by the coding sequence ATGCCTCAAACCTTTCAGTTCGTGTCGACGGACCAGGACGACCCGCTGGCGCAGCCGCTGCTCGTCGGCCTGGCGGCCGAGTATGCGCAGCGCTACGGCGGCACACCTGAATGGCACCTGACCTGGCTGCGCGTGCCAGCTGACGAGTTCGCGCCGCCCGACGGCGGCCTGATGATCGGCGTGGTGGGCGGAGTGCCCGTCACCGGCGGCGCGTTTCGGCGCTACGACCACGACACCGCCGAGCTCAAGCGGATCTGGACCGACCCCGCCCACCGCCGGCGCGGCTACGCCAAGGAACTGTTGGCCGCGCTGGAAGCCACGACCGCCGCCCGCGGATACCGGCGGGTGTATCTGATCACCGGCAACCGCCAGCCCGAGGCAGAGTGCCTGTACCGCACGATCGGCTACACCCGGCTCGACGAGCCGCTGCCCTCCTGGGGCGAGTTTCATCCGATCGCCTTCGAGAAGTGGCTGTCATGA